The proteins below come from a single Zea mays cultivar B73 chromosome 8, Zm-B73-REFERENCE-NAM-5.0, whole genome shotgun sequence genomic window:
- the LOC100383661 gene encoding WEB family protein At2g38370 (The RefSeq protein has 6 substitutions compared to this genomic sequence) — protein sequence MAEVAARRAVGVPAGGGGDQANLAAVAAAMRGRGEVDTSSPFQSVRQAVDLFGGGAAAVSQWRHPQAPPRVHLRPEEEELMKVEEQTVKLEMELFVKEKETFKVLKELQETKQVIDGLKVQIEKVTSEDINAAKCHADTGMVHPLPAVEQNTEPPVQSAKGTQSPLTTLIKLNQAKAFLNTDTVNMLKSQIQKEKGSLEKTRERLQFNLGKASSLEADLTKTVARLQAAKAPQPVLEPSEIWLQMKHLNADKARHKKASEDLRNEICELTAAIEHTRSKTKTLQFRILMAEKLKGASQRGESVALAEMEKLSNGRDPNGSTSDTVTLSVEEHSTLVLKAQEADGAARKKVDAAMQGLDQANRCKLELLERVEEAMAAVETSRKALEEAQRREESETKAKLVAEETLRKLRSDQIIQNWRPTNSSSVKFKNTALLAPRRAAAGAGIYDVNGLSLVAAGPNSVKTVSIGQILSMKLDRELEMTRTTTTSARKKKVSLGQILSQKYEMFSPLRIDHDCASHRQFQQPRRKRMGFVVYALLLARQRHRRRKAASCTRGGLS from the exons ATGGCGGAAGTGGCGGCGCGGCGCGCCGTCGGCGTcccagcagggggcggcggcgaccAGGCGAACcttgcggcggtggcggcggctatGCGGGGGCGCGGCGAGGTGGACACGTCGTCGCCGTTCCAGTCAGTGCGCCAGGCCGTCGACCTGTTCGGCGGCGGGGCTGCCGCCGTCTCCCAGTGGCGCCACCCGCAGGCTCCGCCGCGCGTCCACCTCCGCCCAGAG GAAGAAGAACTTATGAAAGTTGAGGAACAAACAGTGAAGCTGGAGATGGAACTGTTCGTTAAGGAAAAGGAAACATTTAAGGTCTTGAAGGAACTACAGGAAACAAAGCAGGTTATAGATGGCTTGAAAATACAAATAGAGAAGGTAACATGGGAGGACACAAATGCTGCAAAAGGCCATGCTGATACAGGGATGGTACATCCACTTCCTGCTGTCGAACAAAATACCGAGCCACCAGTCCAGAGCGCAAAAGGTACACAGTCCCCACTAACCACGTTGATCAAGCTCAATCAGGCAAAAGCATTCCTTAACACGGATACCGTCAACATGCTAAAGAGCCAGATACAGAAGGAGAAAGGCTCGCTTGAGAAAACCCGCGAAAGGTTACAATTCAACCTGGGGAAGGCTTCATCGTTAGAAGCAGATTTGACGAAAACTGTCGCACGGCTGCAAGCAGCAAAAGCTCCACAGCCTGTCCTTGAGCCTTCTGAAATCTGGTTGCAGATGAAGCACCTGAATGCTGACAAGGCGAGGCACAAGAAGGCGTCAGAGGATTTGAGGAACGAGATCTGTGAGCTGACAGCTGCAATCGAGCACACGAGGTCTAAGACGAAGACTCTGCAGTTCAGAATCCTCATGGCTGAGAAACTGAAGGAAGCTTCCCAACGTGGAGAATCTGTTGCTCTTGCAGAGATGGAAAAACTGAGCAACGGGCGGGACCCGAACGGCAGTACTTCTGATGCTGTCACACTCTCCGTTGAGGAGCACTCCACGCTCGTGCTCAAAGCGCAAGAAGCGGATGGTGCCGCCAGGAAGAAAGTGGACGCGGCAATGCAAGGGCTCGATCAAGCAAACCGGTGTAAGCTCGAACTCTTGGAAAGAGTAGAGGAAGCAATGGCGGCTGTCGAGACGAGCAGGAAGGCTCTGGAGGAGGCCCAGAGGAGGGAGGAGTCAGAGACCAAGGCAAAGCTAGTAGCCGAAGAGACGCTCCGAAAGCTGCGGTCGGACCAAATAATCCAGAACTGGCGCCCGACCAACAGCAGCTCCGTAAAATTCAAGAACACGGCGCTGCTGGCGCCCCGGAGAGCAGCAGCGGGCGCTGGGATATACGACGTGAACGGCCTGAGCCTGGTGGCCGCCGGGCCGAACAGCGTGAAGACGGTGTCCATCGGGCAGATCCTGAGCATGAAGCTGGACCGCGAGCTCGAGATGACGAGGACGACCACGACGAGCGCGAGGAAGAAGAAGGTCTCTCTCGGGCAGATCCTGAGCCAGAAGTACGAGATGTTCTCCCCGCTGCGGATCGACCACGACTGTGCCTCGCACAGGCAGTTCCAGCAGCCGAGGAGGAAGAGGATGGGCTTCGTCGTGTACGCGCTGCTGCTCGCGCGgcagaggcataggaggcggaaggCTGCCTCCTGCACTCGTGGTGGCTTGAGCTAG